A genomic stretch from Telmatocola sphagniphila includes:
- a CDS encoding hybrid sensor histidine kinase/response regulator yields the protein MAEEYGLNENLFHQIMEICPHAFIFAIEGKIEFVNFEACQLLNRSQTSLLHQPLREVVPSEFLAVLNEDEFLAGGEGEKREEIIRFHPGDKGKDLEVYIRRLKVGDREARLFVFQDVTARIARENSIRESESRVTAILDTAVDAIITINDRGIVESFNRAAERIFGYSASEVIGQNVSLLMPAPDRERHDEYIDRYKRTGEKRIIGIGREVIGRKRDGTLFPIDLAVGESQTPKQRRFVGMIRDISDRKAAEARIREQADLLDKVSDAVIVLDLEDRVLYWNRGAERLYKYPASEAVNRKLSELVETESTNALIAAREQVREFGIWDGEFRQTTKGQKIVVESHWTLIRDDGGKPMSIVAIHLDVSERKELEARFLRAQRLESIGTLVSGIAHDLNNVLTPILMTIKLLKKEKPGLDRRGLLETAELSVNRGTAMIKQLLTFAGGMEGERTTVQLDEVASEVQTILEHTLPKSVRLEIRCARPIWPVRGDRTQLAQVVMNLCVNSRDALPGGGLIDISIENRIFSTKTISQYPGSKPGAYVVLSVTDNGTGIAPEVLDKIFDPFFTTKEFGKGTGLGLSTVVGIAKNHGGFVNVYSEFGRGTRINFFIPATHSAELAHLPLDGIAAQKGNGECVLVVDDEPAILMTTQAILESNGYIVRTASGGEEALAIFRKYPKEIRVVVMDMMMPGMDGPTTMQKLHELDRDLKFIATSGLRPTTRAASIISSEAKAFLQKPYSDEQLLQALNDILA from the coding sequence ATGGCAGAAGAGTACGGCCTCAACGAAAACCTCTTTCATCAGATTATGGAGATATGCCCCCACGCTTTCATTTTTGCGATTGAGGGGAAAATTGAATTTGTCAACTTCGAAGCCTGCCAGTTGCTCAATCGGTCTCAAACGAGCTTGTTACACCAGCCGCTTCGGGAAGTGGTTCCCTCCGAATTTCTCGCCGTCCTCAATGAGGATGAATTCCTAGCTGGGGGAGAAGGGGAAAAACGCGAGGAAATCATTCGATTCCATCCCGGAGATAAAGGAAAGGATCTCGAGGTTTACATCCGCCGACTCAAGGTCGGAGATAGGGAGGCCCGTTTGTTTGTCTTCCAGGATGTGACCGCTCGCATCGCCAGAGAAAATTCGATCCGCGAAAGCGAATCGAGAGTCACGGCGATCCTCGACACGGCAGTGGATGCCATCATCACCATCAATGACCGAGGAATTGTCGAATCCTTCAATCGGGCTGCTGAGCGGATATTCGGTTACTCGGCTAGCGAGGTGATCGGTCAGAATGTCTCGCTCCTTATGCCGGCCCCGGATCGAGAGCGACATGATGAATACATCGATCGCTATAAGCGGACCGGGGAAAAGCGAATAATCGGGATTGGTCGGGAGGTGATCGGTCGAAAGAGGGATGGAACGCTGTTTCCGATTGATCTGGCCGTGGGGGAAAGTCAAACACCTAAGCAACGCCGATTCGTCGGTATGATTCGAGATATCTCGGATCGCAAAGCAGCGGAGGCGCGCATTCGAGAGCAAGCCGATCTCCTGGATAAAGTCAGCGATGCCGTGATCGTGCTCGATCTGGAAGACCGAGTCCTTTATTGGAATCGAGGCGCTGAAAGGCTTTATAAATACCCAGCCAGTGAAGCGGTTAATCGGAAGCTCTCAGAACTGGTGGAGACGGAATCGACAAATGCTCTGATTGCGGCCCGGGAGCAGGTTCGAGAATTTGGAATCTGGGATGGGGAGTTCCGTCAAACGACAAAAGGGCAAAAAATAGTCGTCGAATCGCACTGGACGCTCATTCGAGACGATGGAGGCAAACCCATGAGCATAGTCGCCATTCATCTGGATGTCAGCGAACGCAAGGAACTGGAAGCCCGCTTCCTGAGAGCTCAACGTCTGGAAAGTATCGGGACGCTGGTTAGCGGTATCGCGCACGATTTGAATAATGTCCTGACGCCGATTTTGATGACGATCAAGCTCCTCAAAAAAGAGAAACCCGGGCTGGATCGCAGAGGATTATTGGAAACGGCGGAGTTGAGCGTGAATCGCGGTACCGCCATGATCAAGCAACTACTCACCTTTGCCGGGGGTATGGAAGGGGAGCGGACCACCGTTCAGCTCGACGAAGTGGCTTCGGAAGTGCAAACGATTCTGGAACATACGCTGCCCAAATCGGTACGTCTCGAAATCCGCTGCGCCCGCCCCATCTGGCCAGTACGCGGTGACCGGACGCAACTGGCTCAGGTAGTGATGAATCTTTGCGTCAACTCCCGGGATGCCCTGCCGGGGGGTGGTTTAATTGATATTTCCATCGAAAATCGCATCTTCAGTACGAAAACGATCAGCCAGTATCCCGGCTCAAAACCAGGAGCCTACGTAGTTCTTTCGGTGACTGATAACGGCACCGGTATCGCTCCCGAAGTTCTCGATAAGATCTTCGATCCCTTCTTTACGACCAAGGAATTTGGTAAGGGAACGGGATTGGGATTATCGACCGTCGTCGGCATTGCCAAAAATCATGGCGGTTTCGTCAACGTCTATAGCGAATTTGGCCGGGGCACGCGCATCAACTTTTTCATCCCGGCTACGCATTCGGCGGAATTGGCTCACTTACCCTTGGACGGGATCGCCGCTCAGAAAGGCAATGGGGAATGCGTGCTGGTCGTCGACGATGAACCGGCCATTCTGATGACAACGCAAGCCATTCTCGAATCGAATGGCTATATCGTTCGCACGGCGTCCGGAGGTGAAGAAGCCCTCGCGATATTCCGGAAGTATCCCAAGGAGATCCGCGTTGTAGTCATGGATATGATGATGCCGGGCATGGATGGTCCTACTACCATGCAGAAGTTGCATGAATTGGATCGCGATCTCAAATTCATCGCCACCAGCGGCCTGCGACCCACGACTCGGGCGGCCAGCATCATAAGTTCCGAAGCCAAAGCCTTCCTTCAGAAACCTTATTCCGATGAACAGCTTCTCCAGGCACTGAACGATATCCTGGCTTAA